The Cellulophaga sp. L1A9 genome window below encodes:
- the rimK gene encoding 30S ribosomal protein S6--L-glutamate ligase: MKIVILSANQNLYSTKRLVEAGEKKGHEMLVINHTKCDLVIEKKKPGIIYKGEEITNVDGVIPRIGASVTFYGTAVVRQFEMMKVFTATESQALVRSRDKLRSLQILSRAGLGLPKTVFSNYSKEVSGIVDKVGGAPLVIKLLEGTQGLGVVLADNRNSAESILEAFNGLQARVIVQEFIKEAKGADIRAFVVDGVVVGAMKRQGKEGEFRSNLHRGGSANIIELTDEEENAALKAAKSLGLGIAGVDMLQSARGPLILEVNSSPGLEGIETATGKNIAGHIIKYVERNAE; the protein is encoded by the coding sequence ATGAAAATTGTAATTCTATCTGCAAATCAAAACTTATATTCCACAAAAAGACTTGTTGAAGCCGGTGAAAAAAAAGGCCATGAAATGCTTGTCATTAATCATACAAAGTGCGACTTGGTCATTGAAAAAAAGAAACCTGGCATCATTTACAAAGGAGAAGAGATCACCAATGTAGACGGAGTCATCCCTAGAATTGGCGCTTCAGTGACATTTTACGGAACCGCAGTTGTGAGACAATTTGAAATGATGAAGGTCTTTACTGCTACAGAATCTCAAGCCTTGGTTAGGTCAAGAGATAAATTAAGAAGTTTACAAATTTTATCTAGAGCTGGTTTAGGCTTACCAAAAACAGTTTTTAGTAACTACTCTAAAGAAGTGAGTGGTATTGTAGACAAAGTAGGGGGCGCTCCTTTAGTCATTAAATTATTAGAAGGCACTCAAGGACTAGGAGTCGTTTTAGCAGACAACCGTAATTCTGCAGAATCTATACTAGAAGCTTTTAATGGATTGCAAGCAAGAGTTATTGTGCAAGAATTTATAAAAGAAGCAAAAGGCGCAGACATTAGAGCCTTTGTAGTCGATGGTGTAGTCGTAGGCGCTATGAAAAGGCAAGGTAAAGAAGGTGAGTTCAGGTCTAATTTACATCGCGGTGGCTCTGCCAATATTATTGAGTTGACAGATGAAGAGGAAAATGCCGCATTAAAAGCTGCCAAATCATTAGGATTAGGAATTGCTGGTGTTGATATGTTGCAATCTGCTCGCGGACCGTTAATTTTAGAAGTAAATTCTTCTCCGGGATTAGAAGGAATTGAAACTGCCACAGGAAAAAATATTGCAGGACATATTATTAAATACGTTGAAAGAAATGCCGAATAA
- a CDS encoding phosphatase PAP2 family protein produces MLEELIKIDKELFLYLNGLGTPVWDGFWVYLSRTLSFITIPIYSLLLFYTYRTFGLKNTAYILAALILLLLGTEQLSIIFKNSVARLRPCHDDAIRDLVRNVKNHCGGKFGYFSAHAANSSALASYFSVVFFRKNKLVLFLLAPWSLLVCYSRIYLGVHFPLDVLTGLSFGVFFGWLFATLVQKLKIFKNV; encoded by the coding sequence ATGCTGGAAGAACTTATTAAAATAGATAAAGAGCTTTTTTTATACCTAAATGGGCTGGGCACACCTGTATGGGATGGATTTTGGGTGTATTTATCGCGTACTTTAAGTTTTATCACCATCCCCATTTATTCTTTGTTATTATTTTACACGTATCGAACGTTTGGACTTAAGAATACCGCTTATATTTTAGCTGCACTTATCCTATTACTCCTTGGCACAGAACAATTATCCATAATTTTTAAAAATAGCGTAGCACGATTAAGACCTTGCCATGATGATGCGATAAGGGATCTAGTAAGGAATGTAAAAAATCATTGTGGAGGCAAGTTTGGTTATTTTTCGGCACATGCTGCCAATTCATCTGCACTCGCCAGCTACTTTAGCGTTGTTTTTTTTAGAAAAAATAAGCTAGTGCTCTTTCTTTTAGCTCCATGGAGCTTACTTGTTTGCTATAGTCGCATATATCTTGGAGTTCATTTTCCGTTAGATGTCCTAACAGGCTTAAGCTTCGGTGTATTTTTCGGTTGGTTATTTGCAACTTTGGTTCAAAAGCTAAAAATATTTAAAAACGTATAA
- a CDS encoding S41 family peptidase: MKERFLIFLLFLFLTSCVSVKNYNNQIAELHSVEELHQDVDFAYYKLIKLHPRLYQFITKEQLDDKFDSLKIAINTPMSSTDFYRMLAPVVSEVRQGHISISPPFSKFTRKERKSRRKNKFEFYDLAFEQVNDAFLIHDNYGLDSTIVGSEVLEVNGEPIEQLLANYEHVFSSDGYNTTFKDRFVALRFSTFYLRDKGRLDSLELKLKHKDSIFTKMLRTIPKDSSNVKKMPKDSTVKEPVLTKLEKKDKKRLDRIKRKNNKKYGYQNTKKQFTRNFRFLKQDQDIAYMKIRGFSNGKYSDFYKESFQKIDSANAKTLVLDLRDNTGGRLDEIALLYSYLTDEKYQFIKKGESMTRFPFHKALLSRRNPFALNALGVLVAPITIPLEYSRTHRKDGVLYYKFRTSKQNRKPKELNFKGPIYVLINGNSFSASSILSTALKGSKRATFVGEETGGHYNGTVAGISKFIQLPNSKVTISFGLLHIQSPYENSEKGYGIKPEVVIVPTEENRLNNEDPELEWIIEKVKQ, encoded by the coding sequence ATGAAAGAACGGTTTCTTATTTTCTTGTTGTTTTTATTTCTTACTTCTTGTGTAAGTGTAAAAAACTATAACAATCAAATTGCAGAATTGCATTCGGTAGAAGAACTCCACCAAGATGTAGATTTTGCCTATTATAAACTGATAAAGTTGCATCCAAGATTATATCAATTTATTACAAAAGAACAATTAGATGACAAGTTTGATAGTTTAAAAATAGCGATAAACACGCCGATGTCTAGTACAGATTTCTATAGGATGTTAGCTCCTGTGGTCTCTGAAGTTAGGCAGGGACATATTTCTATTAGTCCACCATTTTCAAAATTCACAAGAAAAGAACGAAAATCACGAAGAAAGAATAAGTTTGAATTTTATGATTTGGCATTTGAACAGGTTAACGATGCTTTTTTAATTCATGACAATTATGGACTAGATAGCACCATCGTTGGTTCGGAAGTTTTAGAAGTAAATGGGGAGCCTATAGAACAGTTGCTCGCTAATTATGAGCATGTATTTTCTTCAGATGGGTATAATACTACTTTTAAAGATAGGTTTGTCGCCTTGCGATTTTCAACTTTTTATTTACGCGATAAAGGGCGCCTAGATAGCTTGGAGTTAAAACTAAAACATAAAGATTCTATTTTTACGAAAATGCTAAGGACTATTCCAAAAGACTCTTCAAATGTAAAGAAGATGCCAAAAGATTCTACGGTAAAAGAGCCAGTGTTAACCAAGCTAGAAAAAAAGGATAAAAAACGTTTGGATAGAATTAAAAGGAAAAACAATAAAAAGTATGGGTACCAAAACACGAAAAAGCAATTTACCCGTAATTTTAGATTTCTAAAGCAAGACCAAGATATTGCTTACATGAAAATTAGGGGGTTTTCTAATGGGAAATATTCAGATTTTTATAAGGAGTCTTTTCAGAAAATAGACTCAGCAAATGCAAAAACACTGGTTTTAGACCTCCGGGATAATACTGGAGGTAGGTTAGATGAGATAGCACTTTTGTATTCTTACTTGACCGATGAAAAATACCAATTTATTAAAAAAGGAGAGAGCATGACACGGTTTCCTTTTCATAAAGCATTATTATCTCGTAGAAATCCTTTTGCCCTTAATGCATTGGGGGTTCTTGTAGCTCCAATTACCATTCCTTTGGAGTATAGCAGAACGCATAGAAAAGATGGTGTATTGTATTATAAATTTAGAACATCTAAACAAAATAGAAAGCCAAAGGAGCTTAATTTTAAAGGTCCTATTTATGTGTTAATTAATGGCAATTCTTTTTCGGCATCTTCTATTCTCTCAACGGCATTGAAAGGATCAAAGAGGGCTACGTTTGTTGGGGAGGAGACGGGGGGTCACTATAACGGAACAGTTGCAGGGATTAGCAAATTTATTCAATTACCAAATTCTAAGGTTACGATAAGTTTTGGATTATTGCACATACAATCACCTTATGAGAATTCAGAAAAAGGCTATGGTATTAAGCCTGAGGTGGTTATTGTTCCAACTGAAGAAAATAGATTAAATAACGAGGATCCAGAATTAGAATGGATAATAGAAAAAGTGAAACAATAA
- a CDS encoding site-specific integrase: MATVKFQLQSKKDNSPIYLRLSINRNLVIRRKTGLFINFSDWSSNTSLPKQTTPSNKNTSSQLQKLAVVVIDKFNDSNAKGAEINGEWLQHCIEVYFKRKSENGISELLTDSIVNVIDTANTRENSQKGIGLSKSRINSYKNLLNIIKIYQGNKFFKVKDVDIKFGKDFLNWMLTEKNYSEGYARKKIDDLKTVCSDAGIYGIETSLQLKKVKGGKPKNENILYLNPDELLKIKSTIFMHESLINVSKWILLGCSIGQRGGDLLSLSNDNFINRNGLDVIELKQQKTGKDVTIPVLPTTKEILESGLPHQISLQRLNEKIKEVCRLASIDEFVKGGKIMMVDSNGKEILKDVNGNYLEKGVKRKVNGLYPKYELMTSHVCRRSFATNLYGVLPTALIMRITAHSTEKMFLNYIGKGSLDYAQQIADFYTLQTLREKKEGNMTVVKNAISE, from the coding sequence ATGGCTACAGTTAAATTTCAACTCCAAAGTAAAAAAGATAACTCACCAATTTATTTAAGGTTGTCAATCAATAGAAATTTAGTGATCAGAAGAAAAACTGGCCTATTTATTAATTTTTCTGATTGGAGTTCCAATACATCCTTGCCTAAACAAACTACTCCAAGTAATAAAAATACATCTAGTCAGCTGCAAAAACTTGCTGTAGTAGTTATAGATAAGTTTAATGATTCTAATGCCAAAGGTGCTGAAATCAACGGAGAATGGCTGCAACACTGCATTGAAGTATATTTCAAGAGGAAATCTGAAAACGGTATAAGTGAGTTGCTTACAGATTCCATTGTCAACGTAATTGATACTGCTAATACTAGAGAAAATTCTCAAAAGGGTATAGGTCTTTCAAAAAGCAGAATAAATTCATATAAAAATTTACTTAACATTATTAAAATTTACCAGGGCAATAAGTTTTTTAAAGTCAAAGATGTGGATATAAAATTTGGTAAAGATTTCTTAAACTGGATGCTAACAGAAAAAAATTATTCTGAAGGTTATGCTAGAAAAAAGATAGATGATTTGAAAACAGTATGTAGTGATGCGGGTATTTATGGTATTGAAACTAGTTTGCAATTGAAAAAGGTGAAAGGAGGTAAACCAAAAAATGAAAATATTCTTTATTTAAACCCTGACGAATTATTGAAAATAAAGAGTACAATTTTCATGCATGAATCTTTAATAAATGTCAGTAAATGGATTCTTCTTGGGTGTAGCATTGGCCAAAGAGGAGGAGATCTATTAAGTCTATCAAATGATAATTTCATCAATAGAAATGGTTTAGATGTTATCGAGTTGAAACAGCAAAAAACAGGTAAGGATGTTACTATTCCGGTATTGCCTACTACCAAAGAAATACTTGAAAGTGGGTTGCCTCATCAAATTTCCTTACAAAGACTGAATGAAAAAATAAAGGAAGTGTGCAGATTAGCGAGTATTGATGAGTTTGTAAAAGGTGGTAAGATTATGATGGTTGATTCAAATGGTAAAGAGATTTTGAAAGATGTTAATGGTAATTATCTCGAGAAAGGGGTGAAGCGGAAAGTCAATGGACTTTATCCTAAGTATGAACTGATGACATCACACGTTTGTAGGCGCTCATTTGCTACAAACTTATACGGTGTATTGCCAACGGCATTAATAATGCGAATTACGGCCCATAGTACAGAAAAAATGTTTCTCAATTACATTGGTAAAGGATCACTTGATTATGCACAGCAAATAGCAGATTTCTATACTTTACAAACATTAAGAGAGAAAAAAGAGGGTAATATGACGGTTGTTAAAAATGCAATAAGCGAATAA
- a CDS encoding phosphatase PAP2 family protein: MLNQETNKVFKIIPILLFLLGGFIHAQGQNLTLVQTPNFSDTTATNWQSFKYDLGSVFGGVGYSYTRPLHWKGKQWGTFGTVIAGTGVLYIFDKETSEFSIRQKEGIPQFIRDYGSEFGSPQYNYMFTGGLYLTGLFTKNEKLRRTGVLLIASATSAGLLQQLTKSLVGRARPVSGKTKDTFDPFNPSRNFHSFPSGHTMLAFTNAYAIGKQFKNPWVKAGIYTVGLIPGVSRMWDGQHWLTDVALGVAISIFTVESIDRYLDNRYSEKYNDQTKKVSWNLDLGPGTLGVVARF, encoded by the coding sequence ATGCTAAATCAAGAAACCAATAAGGTTTTTAAAATAATTCCTATTTTACTTTTCTTACTGGGAGGCTTTATTCATGCGCAAGGGCAAAACCTAACGCTAGTTCAAACGCCAAATTTTTCAGATACCACAGCAACTAATTGGCAGTCTTTTAAATATGATTTAGGCAGCGTTTTTGGAGGGGTTGGCTATTCCTATACAAGACCGTTGCATTGGAAAGGAAAACAATGGGGAACTTTTGGTACCGTTATCGCCGGAACAGGTGTATTGTATATTTTTGATAAGGAAACTTCCGAGTTTTCTATAAGGCAAAAAGAAGGGATTCCACAATTCATAAGAGATTATGGCAGTGAATTTGGAAGTCCGCAATACAATTACATGTTTACAGGAGGGCTATACCTAACAGGCTTATTTACTAAGAATGAAAAACTGAGACGTACTGGAGTTTTATTGATTGCTTCTGCCACTTCTGCAGGATTGCTACAACAGTTAACTAAATCTCTTGTGGGTAGAGCACGCCCTGTAAGTGGAAAAACTAAAGATACTTTTGACCCCTTCAATCCAAGCAGAAATTTCCATTCTTTTCCTTCTGGCCATACCATGTTAGCTTTTACAAATGCTTACGCTATAGGTAAACAGTTTAAAAATCCATGGGTAAAAGCAGGGATTTACACGGTAGGCTTAATTCCAGGAGTATCTAGAATGTGGGACGGACAGCATTGGTTAACCGATGTTGCTCTAGGTGTCGCTATTAGTATTTTTACAGTAGAGTCTATTGATCGTTACTTAGACAATCGATACAGTGAAAAATATAATGATCAAACAAAAAAGGTAAGTTGGAACTTAGATCTGGGGCCTGGAACTCTAGGCGTTGTAGCACGCTTCTAG
- a CDS encoding helix-turn-helix domain-containing protein, whose translation MDNPFQILDQKITSLEAILIEIRGVVKPPEVVEPIKYLTREDVANLLQINVSSVFNWTKKGTLKSYQLEGRIYYKLHEIEEAMTSLQK comes from the coding sequence ATGGATAATCCATTTCAAATTCTCGATCAAAAAATAACCTCACTTGAAGCAATCCTTATTGAAATCAGAGGGGTTGTAAAGCCTCCTGAAGTCGTTGAACCTATTAAATACCTCACTCGAGAAGATGTGGCAAACTTGCTGCAGATAAATGTAAGTTCAGTTTTTAATTGGACCAAAAAAGGAACATTAAAATCATACCAATTAGAAGGTCGAATTTACTATAAGCTTCATGAAATTGAAGAAGCTATGACTTCACTACAAAAATAA
- a CDS encoding M14 family metallopeptidase, with product MRKFIFLFTCISTIFLQAQDVKKATVYAGQGETVIVPTDAKPTQKQWKGNFTFKDSDVIFSNDFDGARLNGIIKENDSTFIALITSENTPINISPWYAFKVASKEPKQINVTLTYQEGIKHRYYPKLSDDGENWEVLDSTNYTAYEKGNADFGMGSLPLSVTLKLSVSNKPLWVAGQELETSASVREWATDLTTKKDITYSSIGKSKEGRDMGLLSIGKADSKNMILIISRQHPPEVTGYLAMKAFVETLTSDSKLAQKFRKKFGVFVVPLMNPDGVDNGHWRHNLGGIDLNRDWANFNQPETSAVRDFMVAKEKETEGKFYFGIDFHSTWDDIYYTIDSKYEGNMPGLVPDWLTAVKADLPGYDPNIKSSDKLQPTAVSKNYFFVAHEAEALVFEIGDNTPRDFIKEKGEVSANKLMELMLSRLKEGK from the coding sequence ATGAGGAAATTTATTTTTCTATTTACTTGTATCAGCACTATTTTTCTTCAGGCACAAGATGTAAAAAAAGCAACAGTATATGCAGGACAGGGAGAAACGGTAATTGTACCCACAGATGCTAAGCCAACCCAAAAACAATGGAAAGGAAACTTCACTTTTAAAGATAGTGATGTTATTTTTTCTAATGATTTCGATGGAGCGCGATTGAACGGAATCATTAAAGAAAATGATAGTACGTTTATCGCTTTAATTACTTCAGAGAATACACCTATAAATATTAGTCCGTGGTATGCGTTTAAAGTAGCCTCTAAGGAGCCAAAACAAATAAATGTTACACTTACCTATCAAGAGGGTATTAAGCATAGGTATTACCCTAAATTAAGTGATGATGGTGAGAATTGGGAGGTTTTAGACAGTACTAATTATACCGCTTACGAAAAAGGTAATGCTGATTTTGGTATGGGCTCCTTGCCGTTATCGGTAACTTTAAAGTTGAGTGTTAGCAATAAGCCGCTATGGGTTGCAGGTCAAGAATTGGAAACTTCTGCTAGCGTACGAGAATGGGCAACGGACTTAACTACTAAAAAGGATATTACTTATAGCAGTATTGGAAAAAGTAAAGAAGGAAGGGATATGGGGCTTTTGTCTATAGGGAAGGCAGATTCAAAAAACATGATCCTGATTATTTCTAGGCAACACCCTCCTGAAGTAACGGGGTATTTGGCAATGAAAGCTTTTGTAGAAACGCTTACTTCAGATAGTAAGCTGGCCCAAAAATTCAGAAAAAAGTTCGGCGTATTTGTGGTTCCATTAATGAATCCAGATGGTGTAGATAATGGACATTGGAGGCACAATCTAGGGGGTATAGATTTAAATAGAGATTGGGCTAATTTTAATCAGCCAGAAACAAGTGCGGTTAGAGATTTTATGGTAGCGAAAGAAAAAGAAACGGAAGGTAAATTTTATTTTGGTATCGACTTTCATTCCACTTGGGATGATATTTATTATACTATTGATTCTAAATACGAAGGGAATATGCCAGGTTTAGTCCCTGATTGGCTAACTGCAGTAAAAGCAGATTTACCAGGCTATGACCCAAACATTAAGTCTAGCGACAAACTACAACCCACGGCAGTGTCTAAAAATTATTTTTTTGTAGCCCATGAGGCAGAAGCTTTAGTGTTTGAAATAGGGGATAATACGCCTAGAGATTTTATTAAAGAAAAAGGAGAAGTAAGTGCAAATAAGTTAATGGAGTTAATGCTTTCTCGATTAAAGGAAGGTAAATAG
- a CDS encoding succinylglutamate desuccinylase/aspartoacylase family protein gives MPNKKVKILGQVVLPGETHQLSLNIAKLHTGSTIEVPVIVSRGKQAGPTILLTGGIHGNEINGVEIVRKIIAERYHIPTAGMVICIPVVNVFGFLSQTREFPDGRDLNRVFPGSLRGSLASRFAYHIVKEIVPNIDYCIDFHTGGDRRFNAPQIRIGKNDIKSLELAKKFGTRFIIASAKREKSFRETLYKLNKKVLLFEGGKSLNINNEVSKIGLTGTLRVMQELGMRNFQKEIALLKSPAETTYLVEDSAWIRAKFSGLFHPTVQLGQYVNIGDNLGSLSDPFGYFEKKQKATFAGHVICVNQSPIVNQGDAIVHITKSEVKLD, from the coding sequence ATGCCGAATAAAAAAGTAAAGATTTTAGGCCAAGTAGTCTTACCAGGTGAAACACACCAATTATCTTTAAACATAGCAAAATTACATACAGGATCAACTATAGAAGTCCCCGTTATTGTATCTAGAGGTAAGCAAGCCGGCCCAACAATACTACTTACAGGAGGTATTCATGGCAATGAAATTAATGGCGTTGAAATAGTCCGAAAAATTATAGCTGAGAGATACCATATTCCAACAGCTGGAATGGTCATCTGCATCCCTGTTGTAAACGTATTCGGATTTTTAAGTCAGACGCGAGAATTCCCAGATGGTCGAGATTTAAATCGGGTATTTCCAGGTAGTCTCCGGGGTTCATTAGCTAGTAGATTTGCCTACCATATCGTAAAAGAAATTGTGCCCAACATAGATTACTGTATTGATTTTCATACCGGAGGCGATCGTCGTTTTAATGCACCTCAAATCCGAATTGGTAAAAATGACATAAAGAGTCTTGAACTAGCAAAAAAATTTGGTACTCGTTTTATTATTGCATCAGCTAAAAGAGAAAAATCTTTTAGAGAAACACTTTACAAGCTTAATAAAAAAGTATTGCTATTTGAAGGAGGTAAGTCTTTAAACATAAACAATGAAGTTTCCAAAATTGGACTAACAGGAACGCTTAGAGTTATGCAAGAATTAGGGATGCGTAATTTTCAAAAGGAAATAGCCCTCTTAAAATCCCCTGCTGAGACAACGTATTTGGTCGAGGATTCAGCATGGATTAGAGCGAAGTTTTCTGGACTTTTCCACCCAACAGTTCAACTGGGTCAATATGTAAACATAGGTGATAATCTAGGGAGCTTATCAGATCCTTTCGGGTATTTTGAGAAAAAACAAAAAGCAACTTTTGCAGGTCACGTGATATGCGTGAATCAATCTCCTATTGTAAACCAAGGTGATGCCATTGTTCATATAACCAAAAGTGAAGTGAAGTTAGACTAA